The Oxalobacteraceae bacterium OTU3CINTB1 genome includes a window with the following:
- a CDS encoding carboxymuconolactone decarboxylase family protein: protein MERLFNQPVADATGKAAQLFTAIKSAAGMVPNAYAAIGNNSPLALEAALNLDAALRKASLSAKELEVIKLAVSEIGGCDYCLAAHTLFAGKLGLSREAVGRVRHNLPTGEARLDALAGFVHAVVGARGEVPAEVVAAVRAAGYSDTQVVDALLAVSAITFTNLFNRVNATALDFPAAD, encoded by the coding sequence CCAACCCGTCGCCGATGCCACCGGCAAAGCTGCACAACTGTTCACTGCGATCAAAAGCGCGGCAGGCATGGTGCCGAACGCCTATGCCGCGATCGGCAACAACAGCCCGCTGGCGCTGGAAGCTGCGCTCAATCTCGACGCGGCCCTGCGCAAAGCCAGCCTGTCGGCCAAGGAACTGGAGGTGATCAAACTGGCGGTGAGCGAAATCGGCGGCTGTGATTACTGCCTCGCCGCCCACACGCTGTTCGCGGGCAAGTTGGGATTGAGCCGGGAAGCCGTCGGCCGGGTACGCCATAACCTGCCCACCGGCGAGGCCCGCCTGGACGCGCTCGCAGGGTTCGTACACGCCGTGGTCGGCGCGCGTGGCGAGGTGCCCGCCGAGGTTGTGGCGGCTGTCAGGGCCGCCGGGTACAGCGATACGCAAGTCGTCGATGCGCTGCTGGCGGTCTCCGCCATCACGTTCACCAATTTGTTCAACCGGGTCAACGCGACCGCGCTGGACTTCCCTGCGGCGGACTGA
- the dnaQ gene encoding DNA polymerase III subunit epsilon, translated as MRQIVLDTETTGINPKLGNRIIEIGCVELHNRMLTGNNFHVYINPERESEEGALNVHGLTTEFLRDKPRFHEIVDQLREYIQGAEVIIHNAPFDLGFLNHEFRLLKLPDFSTHIGGVIDTLVHAKELHPGKRNSLDALCDRYGVSNSHRKLHGALLDAELLADVYLSMTRGQNSLGMDVEEEVVVGSALLEPVPLADIIFLPASDDELAAHAATLAGLDKAVKGQCIWTASLAPAA; from the coding sequence ATGCGCCAAATCGTTCTCGATACCGAAACCACCGGTATCAACCCCAAGCTGGGCAACCGCATCATCGAAATCGGCTGCGTCGAACTGCACAACCGCATGCTGACCGGGAATAACTTCCACGTCTACATCAATCCGGAACGGGAATCGGAAGAGGGCGCGCTCAACGTCCACGGCCTGACCACCGAGTTCTTGCGCGACAAGCCGAGATTTCACGAGATCGTCGACCAGCTGCGCGAATACATCCAGGGCGCCGAAGTCATCATCCACAACGCGCCGTTCGACCTGGGGTTCCTGAACCACGAATTCCGGTTGTTGAAACTGCCGGACTTCTCGACCCACATCGGCGGCGTGATCGATACGCTGGTGCACGCCAAGGAACTCCATCCAGGCAAGCGCAACTCGCTGGACGCGCTGTGCGACCGCTACGGCGTGTCGAACTCGCACCGCAAGCTGCACGGCGCGCTGCTCGATGCCGAGCTGCTGGCCGACGTCTACCTGTCGATGACGCGCGGGCAGAACAGCCTGGGCATGGATGTGGAGGAAGAGGTTGTCGTCGGCAGCGCCTTGCTCGAACCGGTGCCGCTGGCCGACATCATCTTCCTGCCGGCCTCGGACGATGAGCTTGCCGCGCACGCGGCCACCCTGGCCGGCCTCGACAAGGCCGTCAAAGGGCAGTGCATCTGGACCGCCAGCCTGGCGCCGGCGGCCTGA
- the rnhA gene encoding ribonuclease HI: MDKVEIFTDGACKGNPGLGGWGALLVAEGAEKEICGGARDTTNNRMELQAVIEALSALKRPCTVVLHTDSQYVQKGISEWIHGWKARGWKTAAKEPVKNEDLWKALDAAQTMHTVEWRWVRGHNGHPGNERADMLANRGVELARGR, from the coding sequence ATGGATAAGGTGGAAATTTTTACCGACGGCGCGTGCAAGGGCAATCCAGGCCTGGGCGGCTGGGGCGCGTTGCTGGTGGCCGAGGGCGCCGAGAAGGAAATCTGCGGTGGCGCGCGCGACACCACCAACAATCGCATGGAATTGCAGGCGGTGATCGAAGCGTTGAGCGCGCTCAAGCGCCCGTGCACGGTGGTGCTGCACACCGACAGCCAGTATGTTCAAAAAGGCATCAGCGAATGGATCCACGGCTGGAAAGCGCGCGGCTGGAAAACCGCCGCCAAGGAGCCGGTCAAGAACGAGGATTTATGGAAGGCGCTGGACGCCGCGCAAACCATGCACACGGTCGAATGGCGCTGGGTGCGCGGCCACAACGGCCACCCGGGCAACGAGCGCGCCGACATGCTGGCCAACCGCGGCGTCGAACTGGCCCGGGGCCGCTAG
- a CDS encoding class I SAM-dependent methyltransferase: protein MDKAGSEQSIIALEGWLQTPAGVYLRAWEQTCLDNLTADIFGFNAVQIGMPQIDALAANRMPYKWLADRKVRPPVTPVLSPQQQHAPAPPPRPVALTLDYTELPFASQSMDLVVLPHVLEFSTDPHQVLREVERVLIPEGQVIICGFNPASLWGARHVMRRVGGTSFLPRTEELITMPRMKDWLKLLNMSASQSHFGCYAPACRTEKWLNRYAFMDNAGPRWWPFFGGVYIVQAIKRVKGMHLIGPAWTKKSATAQVVVPATNKRRE, encoded by the coding sequence ATGGATAAAGCGGGATCGGAGCAATCCATTATAGCGCTGGAAGGCTGGCTGCAAACGCCCGCAGGCGTGTACTTGCGTGCGTGGGAACAAACATGTCTCGATAATTTAACAGCCGATATCTTCGGGTTCAACGCGGTGCAGATCGGCATGCCTCAAATCGATGCGCTCGCGGCCAATCGCATGCCGTACAAATGGCTGGCCGACCGCAAGGTGCGGCCGCCCGTTACGCCGGTTCTATCGCCGCAGCAGCAGCATGCGCCTGCACCACCGCCGCGCCCTGTCGCGCTCACGCTCGATTACACCGAGTTGCCGTTCGCCTCGCAAAGCATGGACCTCGTCGTGCTGCCGCATGTGCTGGAATTTTCCACCGATCCGCACCAGGTGCTGCGCGAAGTGGAACGCGTGCTGATCCCGGAAGGCCAGGTGATCATCTGCGGCTTCAACCCGGCCAGCCTGTGGGGCGCGCGCCATGTGATGCGGCGCGTCGGCGGCACGTCTTTCCTGCCGCGCACCGAGGAGCTGATCACGATGCCGCGCATGAAAGACTGGTTAAAATTATTGAATATGAGCGCCAGCCAAAGCCATTTCGGCTGTTACGCGCCGGCCTGCCGCACAGAAAAATGGCTGAACCGCTACGCATTCATGGATAATGCCGGGCCGCGCTGGTGGCCGTTCTTTGGCGGCGTCTACATCGTACAAGCGATCAAGCGGGTCAAGGGCATGCATCTGATCGGTCCGGCTTGGACCAAAAAATCGGCGACGGCCCAGGTGGTCGTCCCTGCAACAAACAAAAGGCGGGAATAG
- the gloB gene encoding hydroxyacylglutathione hydrolase: MTISSNQALCVLTVPAFHDNYLWLIHDGVHAAVVDPGDAKPILAALKANGLKLTAILLTHHHADHIGGVPELLQHYQVPVFGPRNETIAAVTLPVGEGKQFDVPGLALRLSVLDVPGHTMGHIAYVREPSTGEPTWLFCGDTLFAGGCGRLFEGTPAQMISSLGKLAALPDDTKVYCAHEYTLSNLRFARVVEPDNVALQERVKVETDKREHNLPTVPSTIGVEKATNPFLRYREPAIAEQLVKAGRLDRIDTALATFTALRLWKNDF; the protein is encoded by the coding sequence ATGACCATATCTTCTAACCAAGCTCTCTGTGTTCTGACGGTTCCAGCATTCCACGACAATTACCTGTGGCTGATACACGATGGTGTCCATGCCGCCGTGGTCGACCCGGGCGACGCCAAACCGATTCTGGCGGCGCTCAAAGCAAACGGACTCAAGCTCACCGCCATTCTACTCACCCATCACCACGCTGACCACATCGGCGGCGTTCCCGAATTATTACAGCATTATCAGGTTCCCGTTTTCGGCCCGCGCAACGAGACCATCGCCGCGGTCACCTTGCCGGTCGGCGAAGGCAAGCAGTTCGACGTGCCGGGCCTGGCGCTGCGCCTGTCCGTGCTCGACGTGCCCGGCCACACGATGGGCCACATCGCCTACGTGCGCGAGCCATCGACCGGGGAGCCGACCTGGCTGTTCTGCGGCGACACCTTGTTCGCGGGCGGCTGCGGACGCCTGTTCGAGGGCACGCCGGCGCAGATGATCAGTTCACTGGGCAAACTGGCCGCGCTACCGGATGATACCAAGGTGTATTGCGCCCACGAATATACGCTGTCCAACCTGCGCTTCGCGCGCGTGGTGGAACCGGACAATGTGGCGCTGCAGGAGCGTGTGAAAGTGGAGACCGACAAGCGCGAGCACAATCTGCCGACGGTGCCGAGCACCATCGGCGTCGAGAAGGCGACCAATCCTTTCCTGCGCTACCGGGAGCCGGCCATCGCGGAGCAGTTGGTCAAGGCCGGACGGCTTGATCGTATCGATACGGCGCTGGCGACCTTCACGGCGCTGCGCTTGTGGAAAAATGATTTTTAA
- the aceB gene encoding malate synthase A has product MTQSTITLPAGMQITGEIKPGYENILTAEALSLVVKLTREFEARRQQLLAVRVERAKRLDAGERPDFLPETAHIRAGDWKIAPIPKALECRRVEITGPVERKMVINAFNSGADSYMTDFEDSNTPNWDNQITGQINMFDAVRRTIALEQNGKSYKLNDKIATLVVRPRGWHLDEKHVLVDGKRISGGIFDFALFMFHNAKEQLARGAGPYFYLPKMESHLEARLWNDIFVMTQNELGLPQGTIKATVLIETILAAFEMDEILYELREHSSGLNAGRWDYIFSCIKKFKLDKDFCLADRAKVTMTAPFMRAYALLLLKTCHKRNAPAIGGMAALIPIKNDPEKNEVAMGGVRNDKARDATDGYDGGWVAHPGLVELAMTEFTKVLGDKPNQIDKQRPDIDVSAEQLLDFKPEAPITEAGLRYNINVGIHYLGSWLAGNGCVPIHNLMEDAATAEISRSQVWQWIRSDKGVLDDGRKVTADMVRAMIPEELAKVQRDAPGGDGPTYVRAGQIFEQMSTSTEFAEFLTLPLYEEI; this is encoded by the coding sequence ATGACGCAGTCCACCATCACTTTGCCGGCAGGCATGCAAATCACCGGCGAGATCAAGCCCGGCTACGAAAACATCCTCACCGCCGAGGCGCTGTCGCTGGTGGTCAAGCTGACGCGCGAGTTCGAGGCGCGCCGTCAACAGCTGCTGGCCGTGCGGGTCGAGCGCGCCAAGCGCCTCGACGCGGGCGAGCGCCCCGACTTCCTGCCTGAGACCGCGCACATCCGCGCCGGCGACTGGAAAATCGCGCCGATTCCGAAAGCGCTGGAATGCCGCCGGGTCGAGATCACCGGTCCGGTCGAGCGCAAAATGGTCATCAACGCCTTCAATTCGGGCGCGGACAGCTACATGACCGACTTCGAGGATTCCAACACGCCGAACTGGGACAACCAGATCACCGGCCAGATCAACATGTTCGACGCCGTGCGCCGCACCATCGCGCTCGAGCAGAACGGCAAATCCTACAAGCTCAACGACAAGATCGCCACTCTGGTCGTGCGTCCGCGCGGCTGGCACCTGGATGAAAAACACGTGCTGGTCGACGGCAAGCGTATCTCCGGCGGCATCTTCGACTTCGCGCTGTTCATGTTCCACAACGCCAAGGAGCAGTTGGCGCGCGGCGCCGGCCCGTACTTCTACCTGCCGAAAATGGAATCGCACCTGGAAGCGCGCCTGTGGAACGACATCTTTGTGATGACGCAAAACGAGCTGGGCCTGCCGCAGGGCACGATCAAGGCCACCGTGCTGATCGAGACCATCCTGGCCGCCTTCGAGATGGACGAGATCCTGTACGAGCTGCGCGAACACAGCTCCGGCCTGAACGCGGGACGCTGGGATTACATCTTCTCGTGCATCAAGAAGTTCAAGCTGGACAAGGATTTCTGCCTGGCCGATCGTGCCAAGGTGACGATGACAGCGCCGTTCATGCGCGCCTACGCGCTGCTGCTGCTCAAGACCTGCCACAAGCGCAACGCGCCTGCCATCGGCGGCATGGCCGCGCTGATCCCGATCAAGAACGATCCGGAGAAAAACGAAGTGGCCATGGGCGGCGTGCGCAACGACAAGGCGCGCGACGCCACCGACGGCTACGACGGCGGCTGGGTCGCCCACCCGGGCCTGGTCGAACTGGCGATGACAGAATTCACCAAGGTGCTGGGCGATAAGCCGAATCAAATCGACAAGCAGCGTCCGGACATCGACGTCAGCGCCGAACAACTGCTGGACTTCAAGCCGGAAGCGCCGATCACCGAAGCGGGCCTGCGTTACAACATCAACGTCGGCATCCATTACCTGGGTAGCTGGCTGGCCGGCAACGGCTGCGTGCCGATCCACAACCTGATGGAAGACGCGGCCACGGCCGAAATCAGCCGCTCGCAGGTGTGGCAGTGGATCCGTTCGGACAAGGGCGTGCTGGACGACGGCCGCAAAGTGACTGCCGATATGGTGCGCGCGATGATTCCGGAGGAGTTGGCCAAGGTGCAGCGCGACGCGCCGGGCGGCGACGGTCCGACCTATGTGCGCGCGGGCCAGATCTTCGAACAGATGTCGACATCGACGGAGTTCGCAGAGTTCCTGACCTTGCCGCTGTACGAAGAGATCTAG